A genomic region of Raphanus sativus cultivar WK10039 chromosome 6, ASM80110v3, whole genome shotgun sequence contains the following coding sequences:
- the LOC108813796 gene encoding uncharacterized protein LOC108813796, with the protein MYCNLTRTQGFPIAIRVSLQQTKAKSCFHLSKSSSLPVTFHLNPKGSAFADVSCGGKSQRSLLVSSRLSMLGKLESVRDYSSFDSQRFGKRSGGRGRSGLVSKAFREKRSDVNGRGDSIWVKSDDRANNGSSSWEKKRDGRGRNDSFSTDRRSRFGNETRKRDSFRSRRDEESEKASGNSIWVANDNKPVKEESPRANRSSWEKQDETVSYAQEEDDEEGGTEQIEEEPNDARWPEIKNRFNRYDVRRDEGRGNAAYQNWNRQESWGRRTWQEATESSVPRMVGEVVYGVSPVLAALSAGRRELYALYVQEGLDLSSNNKKKKDKKGFERVLKLSEKLGLDIKETSKHDLNMVADNRPHQGLVLDASPLELVKVKELDKVSSEEEEKYSLWVALDEVTDPQNLGAIVRSAYFFGATGVVVCAKNSAPLSAVVSKASAGSLEVMELRYCKNMMQFLEASAENGWRVVGGSVSHKAVALSEVSPGRPTILVLGNEGTGLRPLVERSCTDLVRISGNIASDVPVATEAEDGGEVEGFRSFLAVESLNVSVAAGLFLHHLIGNKASV; encoded by the coding sequence ATGTACTGTAACTTGACAAGAACCCAAGGGTTTCCAATTGCGATTAGGGTCTCCTTACAACAAACCAAAGCTAAAAGCTGTTTCCATCTCTCAAAGTCTTCGTCTTTACCAGTTACGTTTCACTTAAACCCCAAAGGAAGCGCCTTTGCAGATGTCTCGTGCGGAGGTAAGAGCCAAAGGAGTCTTTTAGTTAGTTCTCGCCTTAGTATGTTAGGGAAGCTTGAAAGTGTTAGAGACTATTCCAGCTTTGATTCTCAGAGATTTGGCAAACGAAGTGGCGGTAGAGGAAGATCTGGATTAGTATCAAAAGCTTTTAGAGAGAAGAGAAGTGACGTGAACGGCCGTGGAGATTCCATCTGGGTGAAGTCTGATGATAGAGCTAATAATGGATCATCATCTTGGGAGAAGAAACGAGATGGCAGAGGAAGAAACGATTCGTTTTCTACTGATAGGAGAAGTAGGTTCGGTAATGAAACAAGAAAGCGAGATTCTTTTCGTTCTAGGAGAGATGAAGAGAGCGAGAAAGCTAGTGGAAACTCCATTTGGGTTGCTAATGACAACAAACCGGTGAAAGAGGAGAGTCCGAGAGCTAACCGTTCATCTTGGGAGAAACAAGATGAGACAGTGAGTTATgctcaagaagaagatgatgaagaagggGGAACAGAGCAGATTGAAGAAGAGCCAAACGATGCTAGGTGGCCTGAGATCAAGAATAGGTTCAATAGGTATGATGTAAGGAGAGATGAAGGGCGTGGCAACGCAGCGTACCAGAACTGGAACAGGCAAGAGAGCTGGGGAAGGAGGACGTGGCAAGAGGCGACAGAGTCAAGCGTGCCTAGGATGGTCGGTGAAGTGGTTTATGGAGTGAGTCCGGTCTTAGCTGCACTATCCGCTGGGAGACGAGAGTTATACGCTCTCTATGTTCAAGAAGGTTTGGATTTGAGCAgtaacaacaagaagaagaaagacaagAAAGGTTTCGAGAGAGTCTTGAAACTCTCTGAGAAGCTTGGGTTAGACATCAAGGAGACTTCGAAGCATGATCTCAACATGGTTGCTGATAACAGACCTCATCAAGGACTGGTGCTGGATGCTTCACCTTTGGAGCTGGTCAAAGTGAAAGAGCTAGATAAGGTTTcatcagaggaagaagagaagtaCTCTCTTTGGGTAGCTTTAGATGAGGTCACTGATCCGCAGAACTTGGGGGCGATCGTAAGGTCTGCTTACTTCTTTGGAGCCACTGGTGTTGTTGTATGCGCTAAAAACTCAGCTCCGTTGAGTGCGGTGGTGAGTAAAGCAAGCGCTGGATCGCTTGAAGTGATGGAGCTTAGGTACTGCAAAAACATGATGCAGTTCTTGGAAGCTTCTGCTGAGAACGGTTGGCGTGTGGTTGGTGGTTCTGTTTCTCACAAGGCTGTTGCTTTGAGCGAGGTTTCACCCGGTAGGCCGACGATTCTTGTGCTGGGGAATGAAGGGACTGGTTTGAGGCCATTGGTGGAGAGATCATGTACTGATTTAGTTCGGATTAGCGGGAATATAGCTAGCGATGTTCCAGTTGCTACAGAGGCTGAAGATGGTGGGGAAGTGGAAGGATTCAGATCTTTCTTAGCTGTGGAGAGCTTGAACGTGAGTGTTGCAGCTGGTTTGTTTCTTCATCACTTGATAGGAAACAAAGCAAGTGTTTGA
- the LOC108813374 gene encoding hexokinase-1: MGKVAVGATVVCAAAVCAASVYIVRRRMQSSGKWARVIEILKVLEEDCATPIGKLRQVADAMTVEMHAGLASEGGSKLKMLISYVDNLPSGEEHGFFYALDLGGTNFRVMRVLLGGKEGRVVKQESEEVSIPPHLMISGSDELFNFIAEALAKFVATEGEDFHLPEGRQRELGFTFSFPVKQTSLSSGTLIKWTKGFSIEDTVGQDVVGELVKAMERVGLDMNVTALVNDTVGTLAGGRYYNPDVVAAVILGTGTNAAYVERAHAIPKWHGLLPKSGEMVINMEWGNFRSSHLPLTEYDHLLDFDSLNPGEQILEKIISGMYLGEILRRVLLKMADEAAFFGDSVPPKLRIPFIIRTPNMSAMHSDTSPDLKVVGSKLKDILEVPTTSLKMRKVVIRLCDIIASRGARLSAAGIYGILKKIGRDTPKDGETQKSVIAMDGGLFEHYTQFSECMESSLKELLGDEASESVEVIHSNDGSGVGAALLAASHSQYLEDSETG, from the exons ATGGGTAAAGTGGCTGTTGGTGCGACGGTGGTCTGCGCTGCGGCGGTCTGCGCGGCGTCTGTGTACATCGTGCGGCGGCGGATGCAGAGCTCAGGGAAATGGGCGCGTGTGATTGAGATCCTCAAGGTTCTGGAGGAGGATTGCGCCACGCCAATCGGGAAGCTCAGACAAGTGGCTGATGCGATGACGGTTGAGATGCACGCGGGTCTCGCGTCTGAAGGTGGGAGCAAGCTCAAGATGCTTATCAGCTACGTCGATAATCTTCCTTCTGG GGAAGAACATGGTTTCTTCTATGCGCTGGACTTAGGAGGAACGAACTTCCGTGTGATGCGTGTGCTTCTTGGTGGCAAAGAAGGCCGTGTTGTCAAACAAGAATCCGAAGAAGTCTCTATTCCTCCTCATTTGATGATCAGCGGTTCAGAT GAACTGTTCAATTTTATAGCTGAGGCGCTTGCGAAATTCGTGGCTACAGAAGGCGAGGACTTTCATCTCCCAGAGGGTAGACAAAGGGAGTTAGGTTTCACTTTCTCGTTTCCGGTCAAGCAGACATCTCTGTCCTCTGGCACTCTCATCAAGTGGACCAAAGGCTTCTCCATCGAAGATACA GTTGGACAAGATGTGGTGGGGGAGCTTGTTAAAGCTATGGAAAGAGTTGGGCTTGACATGAACGTCACAGCCCTT GTTAATGATACGGTTGGAACACTAGCTGGTGGTAGATACTATAACCCGGATGTTGTAGCCGCTGTTATTTTAGGCACTGGCACTAATGCAGCTTATGTCGAACGTGCACATGCCATTCCAAAATGGCACGGCTTACTTCCCAAATCCGGAGAAATG GTGATCAACATGGAGTGGGGAAACTTCAGGTCATCACATCTTCCGTTGACAGAGTACGACCACTTGCTTGATTTCGACAGTCTGAATCCTGGTGAACAG ATTCTTGAGAAAATCATTTCGGGTATGTATCTGGGAGAAATCTTGCGGAGAGTTCTTCTGAAAATGGCTGACGAGGCTGCTTTCTTTGGTGACTCTGTCCCACCTAAGCTGAGAATACCATTCATTATAAG GACACCAAACATGTCTGCTATGCACAGCGACACTTCTCCGGATTTGAAGGTTGTTGGAAGCAAGTTAAAGGACATATTGGAG GTCCCTACCACTTCTCTGAAAATGAGAAAAGTTGTGATCCGTCTCTGTGACATCATTGCTTCCCGAGGAGCTCGTCTATCAGCTGCAGGGATCTACGGAATCCTCAAGAAGATAGGAAGAGACACACCAAAAGACGGAGAAACACAGAAATCTGTGATAGCCATGGACGGTGGACTGTTTGAGCACTACACTCAGTTCAGCGAGTGTATGGAGAGCTCATTGAAAGAGTTGCTTGGAGATGAAGCATCAGAGAGCGTGGAGGTGATTCATTCGAATGATGGATCTGGCGTTGGAGCTGCGCTACTCGCTGCCTCGCACTCTCAGTACCTCGAGGACTCTGAAACAGGTTAA
- the LOC130495663 gene encoding uncharacterized protein LOC130495663 — protein MSFSSDDAADKLIEDTVDQHVDNFIDQHVDNFIDQQINKPKRRAYIERHREQGHEDLWNDYFSENPTYPPEMFRRRFRMTKPLFLSIVDRLSNEVPYFRQRRNAHGRYGLSALQKCTAAIRMLAYGQSGDTYDEYLRLGESTALLCLEKFNEAIIQLYGDEYLRKPTPADLQRLLDIGEVRGFPGMIGSIDCMHWEWKNCPRSWRGQYTRGHGKPTIVLEAVVSQDLWI, from the coding sequence ATGTCTTTCTCATCAGATGATGCAGCAGATAAACTAATTGAAGATACGGTTGACCAACATGTTGATAATTTTATCGACCAACATGTTGATAATTTTATCGACCAACAAATTAACAAGCCGAAGAGACGAGCTTATATCGAAAGACATAGGGAGCAAGGCCACGAAGACCTTTGGAACGACTATTTCAGTGAAAATCCTACATACCCACCAGAAATGTTTAGGCGGCGTTTTCGAATGACGAAGCCATTGTTCCTTTCCATTGTCGATCGCCTGAGTAATGAAGTTCCATACTTTCGTCAAAGACGAAATGCTCACGGAAGGTACGGTCTATCTGCACTTCAAAAGTGTACTGCGGCTATACGTATGCTAGCATATGGTCAATCGGGAGATACGTATGACgaatatctccgacttggtgagaGTACCGCACTTCTATGTTTGGAGAAGTTCAACGAAGCGATAATACAATTGTATGGAGATGAGTATCTACGAAAACCTACACCAGCTGATCTTCAACGATTACTCGATATCGGAGAGGTACGCGGATTTCCGGGAATGATAGGcagcatcgactgtatgcattgggagtggaaaaacTGCCCAAGGTCTTGGAGAGGGCAGTACACACGAGGTCACGGAAAGCCGACCATTGTCTTAGAGGCTGTGGTATCACAGGATCTTTGGATATGA
- the LOC108810107 gene encoding uncharacterized protein LOC108810107 codes for MGGGFFVADSCHGEHKEGHVTTFVVVACIVAAMGSLLFGYDLRRSTANTKRASHSLHLLPLPRCYIRFFPRFNRNKALWSESLDDLRRSHFSLRSFSVVTSDPTTVVPETQLSSSSSYLTYTSSSSLLCEETASSTAEEMAMEFQQAGIETKLGEYQQFLEM; via the exons ATGGGAGGAGGATTTTTTGTAGCCGATAGTTGCCATGGAGAACACAAAGAAGGCCATGTAACAACTTTTGTCGTTGTTGCCTGCATTGTGGCTGCAATGGGCAGTCTCCTCTTCGGTTACGATCTCAG GAGGAGTACTGCAAATACTAAACGAGCTTCTCATTCTCTTCACCTCCTCCCTCTACCTCGCTGCTATATTCGCTTCTTTCCTCGGTTCAACCGTAACAAGGCTCTTTGGTCGGAAAGTCTTGATGACCTTCGGAGGTCTCACTTTTCTCTCCGGAGCTTTTCCGTCGTGACCTCCGATCCCACCACCGTAGTCCCGGAGACGCAGTTATCTTCCTCGAGTAGCTACTTGACGTATACGTCGTCTTCATCACTGTTGTGCGAAGAAACAGCTTCGTCGACGGCAGAAGAAATGGCGATGGAGTTTCAGCAAGCTGGGATAGAGACCAAACTAGGGGAGTATCAACAGTTTCTCGAGATGTAG
- the LOC108810860 gene encoding vacuolar protein sorting-associated protein 32 homolog 1 → MFTRLFRKPKQKETKILQILEKLNETLGMLEKKESLLLKRAAQEVERAKQFTRAKNKRAAMLCLKRKRVYEQQVEQIGTYQLRIHDQMIMLEGFKVTTETVDALRSGASAMKAMQKATNIGDVNKTMDEINEQADNMRQIQDALSAPFGSDFDEDELEAELEELESAELEEELPEPVRPVQNLPKGKQPARPATQKKQTAYEDELVALQADMAL, encoded by the exons ATGTTTACTCGGCTATTCCGTAAACCTAAGCAGAAGGAGACAAAAATTCTCCAAATATTAGAGAAGCTTAATGAG ACTCTTGGCATGCTGGAGAAGAAGGAAAGTTTGCTTCTCAAGAGAGCTGCTCAAGAGGTTGAGAGAGCAAAGCAGTTCACCCGTGCCAAGAACAAACGAG CGGCTATGCTATGTTTGAAAAGGAAGAGGGTCTATGAGCAACAAGTTGAACAGATTGGAACTTACCAGCTCCGTATTCATGATCAA ATGATTATGTTAGAAGGTTTTAAAGTAACAACAGAGACTGTAGATGCTTTGAGGAGTGGTGCTTCTGCGATGAAAGCTATGCAGAAAGCAAC AAACATTGGCGATGTAAACAAGACAATGGATGAGATCAATGAGCAGGCAGATAACATGCGACAGATCCAGGACGCATTGTCTGCTCCATTTGGATCTGATTTCGATGAG GATGAATTGGAAGCAGAACTTGAAGAACTTGAAAGCGCAGAGCTAGAAGAGGAACTTCCTGAGCCAGTAAGACCTGTTCAAAACCTTCCTAAAGGAAAGCAACCGGCTCGTCCTGCAACTCAGAAGAAACAGACTGCTTATGAAGATGAGCTGGTTGCATTACAAGCTGATATGGCTCTCTAA